A single Streptomyces sp. 2114.4 DNA region contains:
- the serC gene encoding phosphoserine transaminase yields MADIQIPADIKPADGRFGAGPSKVRTEALGALAATGSSLLGTSHRQAPVKNLVGKVRDGVRDLFQLPEGYEVVLGNGGSTAFWDIATHGLIERKSQHLSFGEFSSKFAKAAKLAPWLDEPTVLSADPGSHPDPEAEAGVDVYGFTHNETSTGVAAPIKRVAGADEGALVLVDATSGAGGLPVDIAETDVYYFAPQKSFASDGGLWLAAFSPAALERARAIHASGRHIPEFFSLPTAIDNSLKNQTYNTPALSTLFLLNEQLEWINGQGGLDWAVRRTATSSRTLYGWAEDSKYATPFVTDPAKRSQVIGTIDFDDDIDAAAVAKALRANGIVDTEPYRKLGRNQLRIAMFPAIDPSDVEALTACIDHVIGKL; encoded by the coding sequence GTGGCTGATATCCAGATCCCCGCTGACATCAAGCCCGCCGACGGACGCTTCGGCGCGGGCCCCTCCAAGGTGCGTACGGAGGCGCTCGGCGCCCTCGCCGCCACCGGTAGCTCCCTTCTCGGCACGTCCCACCGCCAGGCCCCGGTCAAGAACCTGGTCGGCAAGGTGCGCGACGGCGTACGCGACCTCTTCCAGCTCCCCGAGGGCTACGAGGTCGTGCTCGGCAACGGCGGCTCCACCGCGTTCTGGGACATCGCGACGCACGGCCTGATCGAGCGCAAGTCCCAGCACCTCAGCTTCGGTGAGTTCTCCTCGAAGTTCGCCAAGGCCGCCAAGCTGGCGCCGTGGCTGGACGAGCCCACCGTCCTCTCCGCCGACCCGGGCAGCCACCCGGACCCGGAGGCGGAAGCGGGCGTGGACGTCTACGGTTTCACCCACAACGAGACCTCGACCGGTGTCGCCGCCCCCATCAAGCGGGTCGCGGGCGCGGACGAGGGCGCGCTGGTCCTGGTCGACGCCACGTCCGGCGCCGGCGGCCTGCCCGTGGACATCGCCGAGACCGACGTCTACTACTTCGCCCCGCAGAAGTCGTTCGCCTCCGACGGCGGTCTGTGGCTGGCGGCCTTCTCCCCCGCCGCCCTGGAGCGCGCCCGCGCCATCCACGCGTCCGGCCGCCACATCCCGGAGTTCTTCTCGCTGCCCACGGCGATCGACAACTCCCTCAAGAACCAGACGTACAACACCCCGGCGCTCTCCACCCTCTTCCTGCTCAACGAGCAGCTGGAGTGGATCAATGGCCAGGGCGGCCTGGACTGGGCGGTCCGCCGCACCGCCACCTCCTCGCGCACCCTCTACGGCTGGGCCGAGGACTCCAAGTACGCCACCCCGTTCGTCACCGACCCGGCCAAGCGTTCGCAGGTCATCGGCACCATCGACTTCGACGACGACATCGACGCCGCGGCCGTCGCCAAGGCCCTGCGCGCCAACGGCATCGTCGACACCGAGCCGTACCGCAAGCTCGGCCGCAACCAGCTGCGGATCGCGATGTTCCCGGCGATCGACCCGTCGGACGTCGAGGCCCTGACGGCCTGCATCGACCATGTGATCGGCAAGCTGTGA
- a CDS encoding YafY family protein: protein MKSDRLLSILLLLQTRGRVPAAELAERLEVSTRTVYRDVESLSAAGVPVYAERGRHGGIALLPGFRTDVTGMTTDEARALFILAAQGAHTALGLDEALGSALRKVMAALPAPHRPAAELAGSRILVDPDKWMSGPRPVVDLDELHTAVFTDRRLRIRYRHSGETRLRTYTVDPYGLVAKAGTWYLVADRRGRPQLFRADRVASATLTDAPVRRRAGVGLAGVWQQLRRQVEDRPAEVRVTARIRRNRLDLAVRILSAALTGPPRTGDGEGTGNGKETETGGNTESDWAVIELAYPVIGAVRQLLQFGDSLEVLAPPEARRVLAEAAAALTAVYADDRPGRPERPTTG from the coding sequence GTGAAATCGGACCGGCTGCTCTCGATCCTGCTGCTCCTCCAGACCCGGGGCCGAGTGCCGGCCGCGGAGCTCGCCGAGCGGCTGGAGGTCTCCACCCGGACCGTCTACCGCGATGTCGAATCGCTGTCGGCGGCCGGGGTGCCGGTCTATGCCGAACGCGGCCGGCACGGCGGGATCGCGCTGCTGCCCGGCTTCCGTACGGATGTCACGGGGATGACCACCGACGAGGCCCGCGCCCTGTTCATCCTGGCCGCGCAGGGCGCACACACCGCCCTCGGCCTGGACGAGGCGCTGGGCTCGGCGCTGCGCAAGGTGATGGCGGCGCTGCCCGCCCCGCACCGCCCGGCCGCGGAGCTGGCCGGCAGCCGCATCCTGGTCGACCCCGACAAGTGGATGAGCGGCCCGCGCCCCGTCGTCGACCTGGACGAACTCCACACCGCCGTCTTCACCGACCGCCGGCTGCGCATCCGTTACCGCCACAGCGGCGAGACCCGGCTGCGGACCTACACCGTCGACCCGTACGGGCTGGTCGCCAAGGCCGGCACCTGGTACCTCGTCGCGGACCGGCGCGGCCGGCCCCAGCTCTTCCGCGCCGACCGGGTGGCCTCGGCGACCCTCACCGACGCCCCGGTACGGCGCCGCGCGGGAGTCGGCCTCGCCGGGGTGTGGCAACAGCTGCGGCGCCAGGTCGAGGACCGGCCCGCCGAGGTCAGGGTGACCGCCCGGATCCGCCGCAACCGCCTCGACCTCGCCGTACGGATCCTGAGCGCGGCGCTGACCGGACCACCCCGTACGGGTGACGGCGAGGGCACCGGGAACGGCAAGGAAACGGAGACCGGTGGGAACACCGAATCCGACTGGGCCGTCATCGAGCTGGCCTACCCGGTCATCGGCGCCGTCCGTCAACTGCTCCAGTTCGGCGACTCCCTCGAAGTGCTCGCCCCGCCCGAGGCCCGCCGGGTGCTGGCCGAGGCCGCGGCCGCCCTCACCGCCGTCTACGCGGACGACCGCCCCGGCCGGCCCGAGCGCCCCACCACCGGGTAG
- a CDS encoding FAD-binding oxidoreductase, producing MEINDPARTHHAAPHADGDIHGHAHADVQAHANAHTLDPAALPALVRETRGPVLVPGDDGYDAERSGFQRAYRHRPAVIVGAECAGDVVAAVRFARAQGLPVAVQATGHGLSAATDGGLLISTRRMTGVRVDAAAGTARVEAGAVWGQVVEAAAPYGLAPLNGSSPGVGVISYTLGGGVGVLARTYGFAADHVRSVDLVTADARLRHVTAKTDPGLFRALLGGGHGLGVVTAMEFGLVPVARLYGGQLVFGGEQIDAALAAYLDWTATVPDELTSSLALIAYPDLPQLPDALRGRYLAHIRIAYTGSAAEGERLVAPLRAVGPRVSDDLREMPYAESHTIHRDPSDPHAYDGDNALLSGLDAAALQRVAALTGPAAPVMCVVQLNHLGGAMAKPGGPDGAAGSVGHRDARFALRLLSPLTERAEESPGAPDTRCSDGRPDAALATVRGLHAEALAAVAPWRLGRSVNFLFGGHGERPDAEEVARSVHEADAHRRLAGLKARHDPANVFRFHPAGALTAGRTPVAASLSG from the coding sequence ATGGAGATCAACGACCCCGCACGGACGCACCACGCCGCCCCCCACGCTGACGGCGACATCCACGGCCACGCCCACGCCGACGTCCAGGCCCACGCCAACGCTCACACACTCGACCCCGCCGCCCTCCCCGCCCTGGTCCGGGAGACCCGGGGCCCCGTCCTCGTCCCCGGTGACGACGGCTATGACGCCGAACGGTCCGGGTTCCAGCGGGCGTACCGGCACCGGCCCGCCGTGATCGTCGGCGCGGAGTGCGCCGGGGACGTCGTCGCCGCGGTGCGCTTCGCCCGCGCGCAGGGCCTGCCGGTCGCCGTCCAGGCCACCGGGCACGGGCTGTCCGCGGCCACCGACGGCGGGCTGCTGATCAGCACCCGGCGGATGACCGGGGTGCGGGTGGACGCGGCGGCCGGCACCGCGCGGGTCGAGGCGGGCGCCGTCTGGGGGCAGGTCGTCGAGGCGGCGGCCCCCTACGGGCTCGCGCCGCTCAACGGCTCCTCCCCGGGCGTCGGCGTCATCTCGTACACCCTCGGGGGCGGCGTCGGGGTGCTGGCCCGGACGTATGGCTTCGCCGCCGATCACGTGCGGTCCGTCGACCTGGTCACCGCCGACGCCCGGCTGCGGCACGTCACCGCAAAGACCGATCCCGGGCTGTTCCGGGCGCTGCTCGGCGGCGGCCACGGCCTGGGGGTGGTGACCGCGATGGAGTTCGGGCTGGTGCCGGTGGCGCGGCTGTACGGCGGGCAGCTGGTGTTCGGCGGCGAACAGATCGACGCGGCGCTGGCGGCGTATCTGGACTGGACCGCGACCGTCCCGGACGAGCTGACGTCGTCGCTCGCGCTGATCGCGTACCCGGACCTCCCGCAGCTGCCCGACGCGCTGCGCGGCCGCTACCTCGCGCATATCCGCATCGCCTATACGGGCAGCGCCGCGGAGGGCGAGCGGCTGGTGGCGCCGCTGCGGGCGGTGGGGCCGCGGGTGAGTGACGACCTGCGCGAGATGCCGTACGCCGAGTCGCACACCATTCACCGCGATCCGAGCGATCCACATGCCTACGACGGTGACAACGCGCTGCTCAGCGGCCTGGACGCGGCCGCGCTGCAGCGGGTGGCGGCGCTGACCGGACCGGCCGCCCCGGTCATGTGCGTGGTCCAGCTCAACCATCTCGGGGGCGCGATGGCGAAGCCGGGCGGGCCGGATGGGGCGGCCGGTTCCGTCGGCCACCGGGACGCCCGGTTCGCCCTGCGGCTGCTGTCGCCGCTGACCGAGCGGGCGGAGGAGAGCCCCGGCGCCCCCGATACGCGGTGCTCCGACGGACGGCCCGATGCCGCCCTCGCGACCGTACGGGGGCTGCACGCCGAGGCGCTGGCGGCCGTCGCGCCCTGGCGGCTCGGCCGGAGCGTGAACTTCCTCTTCGGCGGGCACGGGGAGCGGCCGGACGCCGAAGAGGTGGCGCGCAGTGTGCACGAGGCCGACGCGCACCGGCGGCTGGCCGGGCTCAAGGCCCGCCATGACCCGGCGAACGTCTTTCGTTTCCACCCGGCCGGGGCGCTTACGGCGGGCCGGACGCCGGTCGCCGCTTCCCTCTCCGGCTGA
- a CDS encoding FAD-binding and (Fe-S)-binding domain-containing protein, with translation MADRTETEKRNLEKELAAAVRGEVSFAAADRALMTMDASNYRRVPRAVVAPRDAEDVAAALRVCREHGVPVVPRGGGTSIAGQATGVGVVLDFTRHMRRIVSLDPAARTAVVQPGVILDDLRAAAGAHGLTFGPDPSTHSRCTLGGMIGNNSCGSHSVAWGTTADSVRTLELLTYGGEQVRAGRGTDRTGAPTGLPPRLRDGVKALVDAELALLRTGYPDLPRRISGYALDALLPEAGTDLARALTGSEGTLGVLTEATVRLVETPAARALAVLGYPDESAAAEAAHTLLPRSAPRGLEQSGGETQWSQPMTVEGMAADLVGNAAGLPKGGAWLFVEMGGGSPGEAAARAEALCRAAAADGATDHTLVTDPAGQRALWRIREDASGTATRLPDGSEAWPGWEDCAVPPARLGPYLRDFRALLAQHGLRGTPYGHFGDGCIHIRIDFDLLTAPGIRRFREFSYDLGDLVVAHGGSLSGEHGDGQARAELLPKMYGPELVGVFERFKSLWDPAAGLNPGMLVRPARLDENLRFELLPKRPVPVEFGYPHDNGDFSAAVRRCVGVAKCRNAATGPGSTDVMCPSFRATGEEQHSTRGRARLLHEMLAGEVITDGWRSPEVRDALDLCLSCKGCRTDCPVGVDMATYKAEFLHHHYEGRLRPAAHYSMGRLPQWLRAAAPAAPALNALARTPLAAVAKRLGGIAPERPIPRLATETFTRWWWRRRGTVGGGGSEPGNRSASGTVPAARPRAAPPGSRTVILWPDTFTNHLSPEVGRSAVRVLEAAGLRPLLPPTAPLRPAGALPLPRRHRPLCCGLTYVSTGQLDQARAEMRRTVEILSPLLRDGRPLVVLEPSCAAALRTDLPELLPDDPRAARLARSVRTFAQALEELAPDWQPPRIDRPVAGQTHCHQHAVLGDAADRRLRERAGLTGQLTGGCCGLAGNFGFESGHYDVSVACAEDQLLPAVREAPEGTEVLADGFSCRTQLDQLGDRPGRHLAEVLAEALDEAASGEEST, from the coding sequence ATGGCTGATCGCACGGAGACGGAGAAGCGGAACCTGGAGAAGGAGTTGGCGGCCGCGGTGCGGGGGGAGGTCTCGTTCGCCGCGGCCGACCGGGCGCTGATGACGATGGACGCGTCCAATTACCGGCGGGTGCCCAGGGCGGTGGTCGCGCCCCGGGACGCCGAGGATGTCGCGGCGGCGCTGCGGGTGTGCCGGGAGCACGGGGTGCCGGTGGTGCCGCGCGGCGGCGGGACCAGTATCGCCGGGCAGGCGACCGGCGTCGGGGTGGTGCTGGACTTCACCCGCCACATGCGGCGCATCGTGTCGCTGGACCCCGCCGCCCGTACCGCCGTCGTCCAGCCCGGCGTCATTCTGGACGACCTGCGGGCGGCGGCCGGCGCGCACGGACTCACCTTCGGCCCCGACCCCTCCACCCACAGCCGCTGCACCCTCGGCGGCATGATCGGCAACAACTCCTGCGGCTCGCACTCGGTGGCCTGGGGCACCACCGCCGACAGCGTCCGCACACTGGAGCTGCTGACGTACGGCGGCGAGCAGGTACGGGCCGGGCGCGGCACGGACCGCACCGGCGCCCCCACCGGCCTCCCGCCGCGGCTGCGGGACGGGGTGAAAGCGCTGGTGGACGCCGAGTTGGCACTGCTCCGCACCGGCTACCCCGACCTCCCGCGCCGGATCTCCGGCTACGCCCTGGACGCGCTGCTGCCGGAAGCGGGCACCGACCTCGCCCGCGCCCTCACCGGCAGCGAGGGCACCCTCGGCGTGCTGACCGAGGCGACCGTACGGCTCGTGGAGACGCCGGCCGCGCGGGCCCTGGCCGTCCTCGGCTACCCGGACGAGAGCGCCGCCGCCGAGGCCGCGCACACCCTCCTCCCGCGCTCCGCACCCAGGGGCCTTGAACAGAGCGGAGGCGAAACGCAGTGGAGCCAGCCGATGACCGTCGAGGGGATGGCCGCCGACCTGGTGGGGAACGCGGCGGGGCTGCCCAAGGGCGGCGCCTGGCTGTTCGTGGAGATGGGCGGCGGGAGTCCCGGCGAGGCGGCGGCACGGGCCGAGGCGCTGTGCCGGGCGGCGGCCGCGGACGGCGCCACCGACCACACCCTCGTCACCGACCCGGCCGGCCAGCGTGCCCTGTGGCGGATCCGCGAGGACGCCTCCGGCACCGCCACCCGGCTGCCCGACGGCTCCGAAGCGTGGCCCGGCTGGGAGGACTGTGCCGTCCCGCCCGCCCGGCTCGGCCCGTATCTGCGGGACTTCCGCGCCCTGCTGGCCCAGCACGGCCTGCGCGGTACGCCCTACGGCCACTTCGGCGACGGCTGCATCCACATCCGCATCGACTTCGACCTGCTGACCGCCCCCGGCATCCGCCGCTTCCGGGAGTTCTCCTACGACCTGGGTGACCTGGTGGTGGCGCACGGCGGTTCGCTCTCCGGCGAGCACGGCGACGGCCAGGCGCGCGCCGAACTGCTCCCGAAGATGTACGGCCCGGAACTCGTCGGTGTCTTCGAGCGGTTCAAGTCGCTCTGGGACCCGGCCGCCGGGCTCAACCCCGGCATGCTGGTCCGTCCCGCCCGGCTCGACGAGAACCTGCGCTTCGAGCTGCTGCCCAAGCGCCCCGTCCCGGTCGAGTTCGGCTACCCGCACGACAACGGGGACTTCTCCGCGGCCGTACGGCGCTGCGTCGGCGTCGCCAAGTGCCGTAATGCCGCGACCGGTCCGGGCTCGACGGACGTGATGTGCCCGTCCTTCCGGGCCACGGGGGAGGAGCAGCACTCCACCCGCGGCCGGGCCCGGCTGCTGCACGAGATGCTGGCGGGCGAGGTGATCACGGACGGCTGGCGCTCGCCGGAGGTACGCGACGCCCTCGACCTGTGCCTGTCCTGCAAGGGCTGCCGCACCGACTGCCCCGTAGGGGTCGACATGGCCACCTACAAGGCGGAGTTCCTGCACCACCACTACGAGGGCCGGCTGCGCCCCGCCGCCCACTACTCCATGGGCCGCCTCCCGCAGTGGCTGCGCGCCGCGGCCCCCGCCGCCCCGGCCCTGAACGCCCTCGCCCGTACACCGCTGGCCGCCGTCGCCAAACGCCTCGGCGGAATCGCCCCCGAGCGCCCGATCCCCCGACTGGCCACGGAGACGTTCACCCGCTGGTGGTGGCGCCGCCGCGGGACGGTGGGCGGCGGAGGTTCGGAGCCGGGCAACCGGTCAGCTTCCGGGACCGTACCCGCGGCCCGGCCGCGCGCCGCACCTCCCGGCAGCCGCACGGTCATCCTCTGGCCCGACACCTTCACCAACCACCTCTCCCCGGAGGTCGGCCGGTCCGCCGTACGCGTCCTGGAGGCCGCCGGGCTGCGTCCCCTCCTGCCACCGACCGCGCCCCTGCGCCCGGCCGGAGCCCTTCCGCTGCCGCGCCGCCACCGCCCCCTGTGCTGCGGCCTGACCTATGTCTCCACCGGCCAGCTCGACCAGGCCCGTGCGGAGATGCGCCGCACGGTCGAGATCCTGAGCCCCCTCCTCCGTGACGGCCGCCCCCTGGTCGTCCTCGAACCCAGCTGCGCCGCCGCCCTCCGCACGGACCTCCCGGAACTGCTGCCCGACGACCCCCGGGCCGCCCGACTGGCCCGCTCCGTACGCACCTTCGCGCAGGCCCTGGAGGAGCTGGCCCCCGACTGGCAGCCCCCGCGCATCGACCGCCCCGTCGCCGGCCAGACCCACTGCCACCAGCACGCGGTCCTGGGCGACGCCGCCGACCGCCGCCTGCGGGAACGCGCGGGCCTCACTGGCCAGTTGACCGGCGGCTGCTGCGGCCTGGCCGGCAACTTCGGCTTCGAGAGCGGCCATTACGACGTCTCGGTGGCGTGCGCCGAGGACCAGCTGCTGCCCGCGGTAAGGGAAGCCCCCGAAGGGACGGAGGTCCTTGCGGACGGGTTCTCCTGCCGCACCCAGCTCGATCAGCTCGGCGACCGTCCGGGCCGCCATCTGGCGGAGGTGCTGGCGGAGGCTCTGGACGAGGCGGCGTCGGGGGAGGAGAGCACCTGA
- a CDS encoding LysR family transcriptional regulator — protein sequence MTEHGQGADDPGAPGPADTPWTASRQAPSVQQLESFLILAEELHFGRAAARLFVTQPALSRQLRSLEERLDVILLRRSRRHVEITPAGAALLPKARAVVEAMAGLCRAAGSHSRQIEGRLVIGSIGAEAAMPYTRAVLDELHACHPRLRTSVRGLDLATHFEALERGEVDVLFLRPPVPPGIETLTMATEPRVACLPADDPLAGRDEVTLTELSGRPVVDVPPECPRMWWRFWAADPRPDGSPVRYGPVVPDMEALLLAVSRGQAMAFLPAAARGFFPRPGISYVAVPDLPPGTAALAWAARNRTLPTVAAIRRAAATVLRNAPADP from the coding sequence ATGACGGAGCACGGTCAGGGCGCGGACGACCCGGGAGCACCCGGGCCCGCCGACACTCCGTGGACGGCCTCCCGGCAGGCCCCGAGTGTCCAGCAGCTGGAGTCCTTCCTGATCCTGGCGGAGGAGCTGCACTTCGGCCGGGCAGCGGCCCGGCTGTTTGTCACGCAGCCCGCGCTCAGCCGCCAACTGCGGTCGCTCGAAGAACGGCTGGACGTCATCCTGCTGCGGCGATCCCGGCGTCATGTCGAGATCACCCCGGCGGGAGCGGCGCTCTTGCCCAAGGCGCGCGCCGTGGTGGAAGCGATGGCCGGGCTCTGCCGGGCCGCCGGCTCCCACTCCCGGCAGATCGAGGGCCGGCTGGTGATCGGCTCCATCGGGGCCGAGGCCGCGATGCCGTACACCCGGGCCGTCCTCGACGAACTGCACGCCTGCCATCCGCGGCTGCGGACCAGCGTCCGCGGCCTCGATCTCGCGACCCACTTCGAGGCGCTGGAGCGCGGCGAGGTCGATGTGCTGTTCCTGCGCCCGCCGGTGCCGCCCGGCATCGAGACACTGACCATGGCCACCGAACCCCGGGTGGCATGCCTCCCGGCCGACGACCCCCTGGCCGGCCGGGACGAGGTGACGCTGACCGAACTGTCCGGGCGCCCCGTCGTGGACGTCCCGCCCGAATGCCCCCGGATGTGGTGGCGTTTCTGGGCGGCCGACCCACGTCCGGACGGCTCTCCCGTGCGGTACGGGCCGGTGGTTCCCGATATGGAGGCGCTGCTGCTCGCCGTCTCCCGGGGCCAGGCCATGGCCTTCCTCCCCGCCGCCGCCCGCGGTTTCTTCCCCCGGCCCGGCATCAGCTACGTCGCGGTGCCGGACCTGCCCCCGGGCACCGCGGCCCTGGCCTGGGCGGCAAGGAACCGCACCCTGCCCACGGTCGCCGCCATCCGCCGCGCCGCCGCGACGGTACTGCGGAACGCGCCGGCGGATCCGTGA
- a CDS encoding ATP-binding protein: MSTRARPAATRLTPVPAAVAHLLPSDDRSAARARAALRHQLRVWRIGGELADSAELLLSELVTNAVRAQAPGVAEVGIRFAWADGRLRLEVRDASDELPVRGEAKEDEECGRGLVLVDALASGWGVDRDGTGKTVWAELAGLAGLAACDAPAAR; this comes from the coding sequence ATGTCCACACGCGCCCGACCAGCAGCAACACGACTCACACCCGTCCCGGCGGCGGTGGCCCACCTGTTACCCAGCGATGACAGAAGTGCCGCCCGTGCCCGCGCAGCGCTCCGCCACCAGCTTCGGGTCTGGCGCATCGGTGGCGAACTGGCCGACTCCGCAGAGCTGTTGTTGTCCGAGCTGGTCACCAATGCCGTGCGGGCACAGGCGCCCGGCGTCGCGGAGGTCGGCATCCGGTTCGCATGGGCGGACGGTCGCCTCCGGCTTGAAGTGCGGGACGCGAGCGACGAACTGCCCGTGAGGGGCGAGGCCAAGGAGGACGAGGAATGTGGGCGTGGTTTGGTGCTGGTGGACGCCTTGGCAAGTGGCTGGGGCGTCGACCGGGACGGCACCGGAAAGACCGTGTGGGCCGAGTTGGCCGGGTTGGCCGGGTTGGCCGCATGCGACGCCCCGGCGGCACGGTGA
- a CDS encoding helix-turn-helix transcriptional regulator, giving the protein MPAGGKATVRSRRLGTALKRHREAAGLDQADGAEAIMKSVSKISRLESGQTSASALEVRTLLDRYEVEDTEERGRLLEWARKSNERGWWIDFQEMVRPGYADHITLENDATYIRSWSPTRIPGLLQTPDYTEAVVTTGPKFIPPERVVELVRLRKERQRRIEEGGTHFTAIIWEPAVTALACERHLRTGQLKHLLEVSQRQNVTLQLLPMAESLIAGMSGAFVAFSFGVEANVEAVTLENPANTNVVEAPEDLALYVNVFDQLRSAALSPDETTERIRQFLDGGPKVQGEGS; this is encoded by the coding sequence ATGCCCGCAGGTGGGAAGGCGACGGTGCGAAGCCGCAGGCTCGGAACCGCTCTGAAACGTCACCGGGAAGCGGCCGGCCTCGATCAGGCCGATGGCGCTGAGGCGATCATGAAGTCCGTGTCCAAGATCAGTCGTCTGGAGAGCGGGCAGACGTCCGCCTCAGCCTTGGAGGTCCGCACACTGCTGGATCGCTACGAGGTGGAAGACACCGAGGAGCGGGGCCGGTTGTTGGAGTGGGCCCGCAAGAGCAATGAGCGCGGCTGGTGGATCGATTTTCAGGAGATGGTCCGGCCGGGCTACGCGGACCACATCACGCTTGAGAACGATGCGACGTATATCCGCTCCTGGTCCCCCACGCGGATTCCAGGTCTGTTGCAGACCCCGGACTACACAGAAGCTGTCGTCACCACAGGGCCCAAATTCATTCCACCTGAGCGGGTTGTGGAGTTGGTGAGGCTGCGGAAGGAGCGACAGCGCAGGATCGAGGAAGGCGGCACCCACTTCACGGCGATCATCTGGGAACCGGCTGTTACTGCGCTGGCCTGTGAGCGCCATTTGCGCACTGGCCAATTGAAGCATCTCCTTGAGGTGAGCCAGCGGCAGAACGTCACACTTCAGCTCCTGCCGATGGCCGAAAGCTTGATCGCTGGAATGTCGGGTGCCTTCGTGGCCTTCTCGTTCGGCGTGGAAGCGAACGTGGAAGCCGTGACGCTGGAGAATCCGGCGAACACCAATGTCGTGGAGGCTCCTGAGGATCTGGCCCTCTACGTCAATGTCTTCGATCAGCTACGCTCGGCGGCATTGTCGCCTGATGAGACCACCGAGCGTATCCGGCAGTTCCTTGACGGCGGACCGAAAGTGCAGGGAGAGGGATCGTGA
- a CDS encoding DUF397 domain-containing protein yields MKPEIVSAFRKSSYSGQEGDCVEVAHTADLERVVRDSKYPAGPCLAFGMHAWASFMATLQGDDAAAA; encoded by the coding sequence GTGAAGCCTGAGATCGTCAGTGCGTTTCGCAAGTCGTCCTACTCGGGCCAAGAGGGGGACTGTGTAGAGGTGGCCCACACTGCTGACCTGGAGCGCGTCGTGCGCGACAGCAAATACCCAGCCGGCCCTTGCCTCGCCTTCGGGATGCACGCGTGGGCCTCGTTCATGGCAACGTTGCAGGGCGACGACGCAGCGGCTGCCTGA
- a CDS encoding DUF5753 domain-containing protein has product MTTEQQKLKAFEAQIRPWQSQLSSGHRPVQENWCATIEQTRVVHAWEESIIDGMLQTADYARHIFIRYAEMRNSPRDTDEAVHARLKRQEMLYQPGRKFRILMWEAALHALICPPTVLAAQLDHLAGVMDVDSVELGVVPFHAPLKIPPANSFIILDNRVAVAEDWHAELWLEDADTIATYLKIWNTLRESAVYGTQAQNIINRARRSISSA; this is encoded by the coding sequence GTGACCACAGAGCAACAGAAGCTCAAGGCATTCGAAGCCCAGATCCGACCCTGGCAAAGTCAACTGTCCTCGGGCCACCGCCCGGTACAAGAGAACTGGTGCGCCACAATCGAGCAGACCAGGGTGGTACACGCATGGGAAGAATCCATCATCGACGGCATGCTTCAAACGGCCGACTATGCACGGCATATCTTCATCCGCTACGCGGAGATGCGGAACTCCCCTCGGGATACTGACGAGGCTGTCCACGCTAGGCTCAAGCGTCAGGAGATGCTCTATCAACCGGGCCGCAAGTTCCGCATCCTTATGTGGGAGGCAGCACTGCACGCCCTGATCTGTCCGCCCACTGTGCTCGCCGCCCAGCTCGACCATCTCGCCGGCGTCATGGACGTGGATTCGGTAGAGCTGGGAGTAGTGCCTTTTCACGCACCTTTGAAGATCCCGCCGGCCAATTCCTTCATCATCCTGGACAATCGGGTGGCGGTCGCCGAGGACTGGCACGCGGAACTATGGCTGGAAGATGCGGATACCATCGCCACGTACCTGAAGATCTGGAACACGCTTCGGGAGTCCGCTGTCTACGGCACCCAGGCCCAGAACATCATCAACAGGGCCCGGCGATCCATCTCTTCAGCCTGA